One Narcine bancroftii isolate sNarBan1 chromosome 3, sNarBan1.hap1, whole genome shotgun sequence DNA window includes the following coding sequences:
- the LOC138758656 gene encoding acidic leucine-rich nuclear phosphoprotein 32 family member B-like isoform X1, giving the protein MEMKKRISLELRNRTPTDVKELVLDNCRSNDGKINGLSVAFESLEFLSMINVMLSSVSNLPKLNKLRKLELSDNRISGGLEVLAERTPSLTHLNLSGNKIKDINTLEPLKKLLNLRSLDLFNCEVTNLNDYRDSMFKLLPQLTYLDGYDQDDQEAPDSDVEGDGLEDDEEDDEEEENEDVEEEDEDDEEEGEFDALDEEDEDELDGEDEEEEDDDSEDDDEDDEDEEECKEIDQGQKRKRTQEDDGEEDTEDDE; this is encoded by the exons ATGGAAATGAAGAAAAGGATTAGCCTGGAGCTACGCAACAGGACCCCGACAGAC GTTAAAGAGCTGGTTCTTGATAATTGCAGATCGAATGACGGCAAAATTAATGGATTGTCCGTAGCATTTGAGAGCTTAGAATTTCTCAGCATGATCAATGTGATGCTGTCGTCTGTCTCAAATCTTCCAAAGTTGAATAAACTAAGAAAG CTTGAACTAAGTGATAACAGAATATCTGGAGGACTTGAAGTTTTGGCAGAAAGGACCCCGAGCCTCACACATTTAAACCTCAgtggaaataaaattaaagacaTCAACACACTTGAGCCCTTG AAGAAGCTTCTGAATTTGAGGAGTCTTGACTTATTTAATTGTGAAGTAACCAATTTAAATGACTACCGAGACAGCATGTTCAAGCTGCTCCCCCAACTCACGTACCTGGACGGATATGACCAGGATGATCAGGAGGCACCAGATTCTGATGTGGAGGGTGACGGACTCGAGGATGATGAAGAGGATGATGAGGAGGAGGAAAATGAAGATG TCGAAgaggaggatgaagatgatgaagaagagggggaatTTGATGCCTTAGATGAGGAGGATGAAGACGAACTTGACGGTGAAGATGAGGAAGAGGAGGATGACGACAGTGAGGAT GACGACGAGGATGACGAAGATGAAGAGGAATGCAAAG AAATAGACCAGGGCCAAAAACGGAAGAGAACCCAAGAGGATGATGGAGAAGAAGATACTGAAGATGATGAATGA
- the LOC138758656 gene encoding acidic leucine-rich nuclear phosphoprotein 32 family member B-like isoform X2, whose protein sequence is MINVMLSSVSNLPKLNKLRKLELSDNRISGGLEVLAERTPSLTHLNLSGNKIKDINTLEPLKKLLNLRSLDLFNCEVTNLNDYRDSMFKLLPQLTYLDGYDQDDQEAPDSDVEGDGLEDDEEDDEEEENEDVEEEDEDDEEEGEFDALDEEDEDELDGEDEEEEDDDSEDDDEDDEDEEECKEIDQGQKRKRTQEDDGEEDTEDDE, encoded by the exons ATGATCAATGTGATGCTGTCGTCTGTCTCAAATCTTCCAAAGTTGAATAAACTAAGAAAG CTTGAACTAAGTGATAACAGAATATCTGGAGGACTTGAAGTTTTGGCAGAAAGGACCCCGAGCCTCACACATTTAAACCTCAgtggaaataaaattaaagacaTCAACACACTTGAGCCCTTG AAGAAGCTTCTGAATTTGAGGAGTCTTGACTTATTTAATTGTGAAGTAACCAATTTAAATGACTACCGAGACAGCATGTTCAAGCTGCTCCCCCAACTCACGTACCTGGACGGATATGACCAGGATGATCAGGAGGCACCAGATTCTGATGTGGAGGGTGACGGACTCGAGGATGATGAAGAGGATGATGAGGAGGAGGAAAATGAAGATG TCGAAgaggaggatgaagatgatgaagaagagggggaatTTGATGCCTTAGATGAGGAGGATGAAGACGAACTTGACGGTGAAGATGAGGAAGAGGAGGATGACGACAGTGAGGAT GACGACGAGGATGACGAAGATGAAGAGGAATGCAAAG AAATAGACCAGGGCCAAAAACGGAAGAGAACCCAAGAGGATGATGGAGAAGAAGATACTGAAGATGATGAATGA